The proteins below are encoded in one region of Bifidobacterium dentium JCM 1195 = DSM 20436:
- a CDS encoding DEAD/DEAH box helicase, whose product MPDTVFEEDALADNVSEYSEEEERPLTFAELGVPGPLVRVLAADDKKTAFPIQADTLPDSLAGRDVLGRGRTGSGKTLAFSIPMVARLGEVDADEYENMSQFRHEVKRVQQGHAEERRSEDFVPRPRGLVLAPTRELANQINDVLTPLAQIYGMSTTTIYGGVRYARQIRDLQAGADIVVACPGRLEDLIQQHALTLENVQVAVIDEADEMADMGFLPPVKRLLAQVSFDAQIMLFSATLDHGVDEVVNTFLSDPKVHSVDSATAAVDEMTHHVFETTQAERAELVRTLASGSGRRILFTRTKFQTQKLAKDLTKRGIPAAELHGNLSQNQRDRNLAAFESGDVNVMVATDVAARGIDVSGVELVVQVEPPEDSKSFLHRSGRTARAGKSGDVVTIVLPNQRRRTRRLLHEAGLKIKPIEVTHDSPEVLELVGEVAEPVFGWTLEQSQPTGNPRRKRSGRDNAERGDRFGRSNRSGGRNKDRGKDKGGKPFKSERGDRNERSERHSDTYEERFKPARNRAERRAEKFRGRDNREAIAREERWENPEVQETRRDEHERKRNDKRREKYARLHEQQRTEADEPQEFGRRGSSGKKAKQSRKQFDKRQGAPSKKQRKADAREQRRFADDRQGGRYGRADRDGYHDGQQGGGKRIHRKEIRVIQDERSGDAKRHDRRMEAKRGERHDKHAGKPFRKHAKIRKAPFRAR is encoded by the coding sequence GTGCCCGATACCGTTTTTGAAGAAGATGCCCTCGCGGACAATGTGTCCGAATATAGCGAGGAAGAGGAGCGTCCGCTGACCTTCGCCGAGTTGGGCGTTCCTGGCCCGCTCGTACGCGTGCTTGCGGCGGATGACAAGAAGACCGCGTTCCCGATCCAGGCGGATACTCTGCCGGATTCCCTGGCCGGTCGCGATGTGCTTGGCCGTGGCCGTACCGGCTCCGGCAAGACCCTGGCGTTCTCCATTCCGATGGTCGCCCGCCTTGGGGAGGTGGATGCCGACGAATACGAGAACATGAGCCAGTTCCGTCATGAGGTCAAACGCGTGCAGCAAGGCCATGCCGAGGAACGTCGTTCCGAGGATTTCGTGCCGAGACCACGCGGCTTGGTACTCGCCCCCACCCGCGAGCTTGCCAATCAGATCAATGACGTGCTGACGCCGTTGGCGCAGATCTATGGCATGAGCACCACCACGATTTACGGTGGCGTGCGGTATGCCCGCCAGATTCGCGACCTGCAGGCCGGCGCCGATATCGTGGTAGCCTGCCCGGGTCGACTCGAAGACCTGATCCAGCAGCATGCCCTGACCTTGGAGAACGTGCAGGTCGCCGTAATCGATGAGGCGGATGAGATGGCCGACATGGGCTTCCTGCCCCCGGTCAAACGACTGCTCGCCCAAGTGTCGTTCGATGCGCAGATCATGCTGTTCTCCGCCACGCTCGACCATGGTGTGGATGAGGTCGTGAACACGTTCCTGTCCGATCCGAAGGTGCATAGCGTCGATTCCGCCACCGCGGCCGTCGATGAGATGACCCACCATGTGTTCGAGACCACGCAGGCCGAACGTGCCGAGCTGGTACGTACGCTCGCTTCCGGCTCGGGCCGTCGCATCCTGTTCACCCGTACCAAATTCCAGACGCAGAAACTGGCCAAGGACCTGACGAAGCGGGGCATTCCCGCAGCCGAACTGCATGGCAACCTGAGCCAGAACCAGCGTGACCGCAATCTTGCCGCCTTCGAATCCGGCGATGTGAACGTGATGGTCGCCACCGACGTGGCCGCACGAGGCATTGACGTGAGTGGCGTGGAACTCGTGGTACAGGTCGAACCGCCGGAGGATTCGAAGTCCTTCCTGCACCGTTCCGGTCGTACCGCACGAGCCGGCAAATCCGGTGACGTGGTCACCATCGTATTGCCGAACCAGCGCCGTAGGACCCGTCGCCTGCTACATGAGGCGGGGCTTAAGATCAAGCCGATCGAAGTGACGCATGATTCCCCGGAAGTGCTTGAGCTCGTAGGGGAAGTGGCCGAACCGGTATTCGGCTGGACGCTCGAACAGTCCCAGCCGACGGGCAATCCTCGTCGCAAGAGGAGCGGCAGGGATAATGCCGAGCGCGGTGATCGTTTCGGGCGTTCGAACCGTTCCGGCGGGCGCAACAAGGATCGCGGTAAAGACAAGGGCGGCAAACCCTTCAAATCCGAGCGCGGCGATCGCAATGAACGTTCCGAGAGGCACTCCGATACCTACGAGGAGCGTTTCAAGCCGGCGAGGAATCGCGCCGAACGTCGTGCCGAAAAGTTCAGAGGGCGAGACAACCGAGAGGCCATCGCCCGTGAGGAACGTTGGGAAAATCCTGAAGTCCAGGAAACCCGTCGCGACGAACATGAAAGGAAGCGCAACGACAAGCGTCGCGAAAAGTACGCCCGTCTCCATGAGCAGCAGCGCACCGAGGCGGACGAACCGCAGGAATTCGGCCGTCGCGGGTCTTCCGGCAAAAAGGCCAAGCAGTCCCGTAAGCAGTTTGATAAGCGGCAGGGCGCTCCTTCCAAGAAGCAGCGCAAAGCCGACGCGCGAGAGCAGCGCCGTTTCGCAGACGACCGTCAAGGCGGCCGCTACGGGCGTGCCGATCGCGATGGATACCATGACGGGCAACAAGGTGGCGGAAAGCGCATCCACCGCAAGGAGATTCGCGTGATTCAGGACGAGCGTTCCGGAGACGCGAAACGCCATGATCGTCGTATGGAGGCCAAACGCGGTGAACGTCACGACAAGCATGCCGGCAAGCCGTTCCGCAAGCATGCGAAGATTCGCAAGGCGCCGTTCCGTGCGCGCTGA
- a CDS encoding uracil-xanthine permease family protein, which yields MSNLFTWKIHGDGKTLRPGEVVEPDERLTWPRTAEIGAQHVIAMFGATFLVPILTGFDPSTTLFFTAMSTALFLLINKNVLPSYLGSSFGFIAPITAVTTANKGIAVASFGIMITGLLLALVGVLVHFAGARWIDIIMPPVVNGAIVAIIGFNLAPSVWSNFQKAPDTAVVTLLAVLLVAVLFKGLLGRLNILIGVIIGYIYACIRGQVDFSAIGEASWVGLPNFHLPQVDFSILPMFVPVVLVLVAENVGHVKSVSQMTGRDYDDQIGTALFADGLGTTIAGFGGGSGTTTYGENIGVMAATKVYSTAAYWCAAAFALILSLCPKFGAVINTIPAGVLGGVTTLLYGMIGMIGIRIWVENKVNFDKPINIMVAAITMIIAIGQFAFAVNGISFNGIAIGTIVILVAYHGLKAIGKATGTIAKDDPDIL from the coding sequence ATGTCCAACTTGTTCACGTGGAAGATCCACGGTGACGGCAAGACGCTGCGCCCAGGCGAAGTGGTCGAGCCCGATGAGCGCCTGACCTGGCCTCGTACCGCGGAAATCGGTGCACAGCACGTGATCGCCATGTTCGGAGCCACCTTCCTGGTGCCGATTCTGACCGGTTTCGATCCGTCGACCACGCTGTTCTTCACGGCGATGTCAACCGCGCTGTTCCTGCTGATCAACAAGAACGTACTGCCAAGCTATCTGGGCTCGTCCTTCGGCTTCATCGCTCCGATCACCGCGGTGACCACCGCGAACAAGGGCATCGCCGTCGCATCCTTCGGCATCATGATCACCGGTCTGTTGCTGGCCCTGGTCGGTGTGCTCGTGCACTTCGCCGGCGCCAGGTGGATCGATATCATCATGCCGCCGGTCGTCAACGGCGCCATCGTGGCCATCATCGGTTTCAATCTGGCTCCGAGCGTGTGGAGCAACTTCCAGAAGGCTCCCGACACCGCGGTGGTGACCCTGCTCGCCGTGTTGCTGGTCGCCGTGCTGTTCAAGGGCTTGCTTGGGCGACTCAACATTCTGATCGGCGTGATCATCGGCTACATATACGCCTGCATCCGCGGTCAGGTCGACTTCTCCGCCATCGGCGAGGCCTCGTGGGTCGGCCTGCCGAACTTCCACCTGCCGCAGGTCGACTTCTCCATCCTGCCGATGTTCGTGCCTGTGGTGCTCGTGCTCGTCGCCGAGAACGTCGGCCATGTGAAGTCCGTCTCGCAGATGACCGGCCGTGACTATGACGACCAGATCGGCACCGCCCTGTTCGCCGACGGTCTGGGCACCACCATCGCCGGCTTCGGCGGAGGCTCCGGCACCACCACCTATGGCGAGAACATCGGTGTGATGGCCGCCACCAAGGTGTACTCCACCGCGGCCTACTGGTGCGCCGCCGCTTTCGCGCTCATTCTGAGCCTGTGTCCGAAGTTCGGAGCCGTCATCAACACCATTCCCGCAGGCGTACTCGGCGGCGTGACCACCCTGCTGTACGGCATGATCGGCATGATCGGCATCCGCATCTGGGTCGAGAACAAGGTCAACTTCGACAAGCCGATCAACATCATGGTCGCCGCCATCACGATGATCATCGCCATCGGCCAGTTCGCGTTCGCGGTCAACGGCATTTCGTTCAACGGCATCGCCATCGGCACGATCGTGATTCTCGTCGCCTACCACGGCCTCAAGGCCATAGGCAAGGCCACCGGCACCATCGCCAAGGATGATCCGGATATCCTCTAG
- a CDS encoding ABC transporter permease: MNGGYYSIDIWGLVTALIMVAIAAGISEIMRMGVGRTLLWSACRALLQLCAMGFIMEFVIASNNPWLVLLLVSFMLIAAVQITLSRAKGVPKGLACPVFLSLVITMLIMISLVTELIVRPRPWYAPQLVVPLTGMLLGNTVSALAVGLSRFFESMRERRDEVDTLLALGATAWEAARPSIVSSIRLGLLPTTASLASSGIVTVPGMMAGQIIAGGNPIDAAKYQFMILAAIAALTLLADSIIMLMVYRRCFTAEDQYQPIAG; this comes from the coding sequence ATGAACGGCGGTTACTATTCCATCGATATCTGGGGCTTGGTCACGGCTTTGATCATGGTGGCCATCGCCGCAGGCATCTCCGAAATCATGCGCATGGGCGTCGGCAGAACGTTGCTGTGGTCGGCCTGCCGTGCACTGTTGCAACTATGCGCGATGGGCTTCATCATGGAGTTCGTCATCGCCTCGAACAATCCATGGCTGGTCTTGCTGCTCGTATCGTTCATGCTGATCGCCGCCGTGCAGATCACGCTGTCACGTGCCAAAGGCGTGCCGAAAGGCTTGGCATGCCCGGTATTCCTGAGTTTGGTGATCACCATGCTCATCATGATTTCGTTGGTCACCGAACTGATCGTTCGCCCTCGGCCATGGTATGCGCCGCAACTCGTAGTACCGCTGACCGGCATGCTGTTGGGCAATACCGTTTCCGCCCTGGCCGTAGGGCTGAGCCGCTTTTTCGAAAGCATGAGGGAGCGCCGAGACGAGGTGGACACATTGCTTGCGCTTGGGGCCACGGCTTGGGAGGCGGCACGTCCGTCAATCGTCTCTTCGATTCGCTTGGGACTGCTGCCGACCACTGCTTCGCTGGCGTCCAGCGGCATCGTAACGGTGCCTGGCATGATGGCCGGACAGATCATCGCCGGAGGCAATCCGATCGACGCGGCGAAATACCAGTTCATGATTCTCGCCGCCATCGCCGCGCTCACCCTGCTGGCCGACAGCATCATCATGCTTATGGTGTATAGGCGCTGCTTCACCGCCGAGGACCAGTATCAGCCGATTGCCGGCTGA
- a CDS encoding SDR family oxidoreductase has protein sequence MSTTAGKKIAIVTGSALGLGYELARQLIDRGWFVAGIDFNAQRQAELSQSFGKDEYRAFVGDVSDESFVKNSIAAIRQIGHIDLLINNAGQPSFKVPTAYEGADVDKCLKGLKGMILWSVETLKADDEHDLKIANVMSTAATRGNANESVYCATKWGEKGYTNSLKAAYKGSSVKIVGVYPGGIDTDFYRDSHDYVSEDKQHTFMSPAELAEIILFNLVNDANLTVSDILIERNYR, from the coding sequence ATGAGTACCACAGCAGGTAAGAAAATCGCCATCGTCACCGGTTCCGCACTGGGCCTTGGCTATGAGCTGGCCCGTCAGCTGATTGACAGGGGCTGGTTCGTGGCCGGTATCGACTTCAACGCGCAACGTCAGGCGGAGTTGTCTCAATCCTTCGGCAAAGACGAATACCGTGCCTTCGTGGGTGACGTTTCCGACGAATCCTTCGTGAAGAATTCCATCGCGGCCATCAGGCAAATCGGCCATATCGACCTGCTGATCAACAATGCCGGGCAGCCATCGTTCAAAGTACCGACCGCATATGAGGGTGCCGACGTCGACAAGTGTCTCAAAGGGCTTAAGGGCATGATCCTGTGGAGCGTCGAAACATTGAAGGCCGACGATGAGCACGATCTCAAAATCGCCAACGTCATGAGCACCGCCGCGACCCGTGGCAACGCCAACGAATCCGTGTATTGCGCTACCAAGTGGGGCGAGAAAGGTTACACGAACAGTCTCAAGGCGGCCTATAAGGGTTCCAGCGTGAAAATAGTCGGCGTGTATCCGGGCGGCATCGACACCGACTTCTACCGTGACAGCCATGACTATGTGTCCGAGGACAAGCAGCACACCTTTATGAGCCCGGCCGAATTGGCGGAGATCATCCTGTTCAATCTGGTCAATGACGCCAATCTGACCGTTTCCGACATTCTCATCGAACGTAACTACCGCTGA
- a CDS encoding histidine phosphatase family protein, with translation MGMPLDLYVIRHGESEANVIISAGEQGDDSLFTQDNVTVPDRSWRLTAIGRKQADCIGRWLVAQQQLFDRYLVSPYVRTRETAATMALPKAKWEETRVLRERSWGEINTITKDDFKSNYARNWMFKNTDPLYWRPPAGESIADVAENRVHNLLTSLNRKSDAESVVMVSHGDLMLALMLTLEDLSDEEFMHRAASDEWRITNCTCFHYSRRDPATGRTYKRFRWEQTARPVFDEVGGRWVVKVDEWREFRRPVLSNGDLVDVVHAVDRHL, from the coding sequence ATGGGAATGCCTCTTGATCTGTACGTGATTCGCCACGGTGAATCCGAGGCAAACGTCATCATCAGCGCCGGTGAGCAGGGCGACGATTCGCTGTTCACTCAGGATAACGTGACCGTGCCGGACCGCTCGTGGAGACTCACCGCGATCGGCCGCAAACAGGCCGACTGCATCGGCCGATGGTTGGTGGCGCAGCAGCAGCTGTTCGACCGTTATCTGGTCTCTCCGTATGTGCGCACCCGTGAGACCGCGGCGACCATGGCGCTGCCGAAGGCGAAATGGGAAGAGACGCGCGTGCTGCGCGAACGTTCATGGGGTGAGATCAACACCATCACCAAAGACGATTTCAAGAGCAACTACGCACGCAATTGGATGTTCAAGAACACCGATCCGCTGTACTGGAGGCCGCCGGCGGGCGAATCCATCGCCGATGTGGCCGAGAACCGTGTGCATAATCTGCTCACGTCCCTGAATCGCAAGTCGGATGCTGAATCCGTGGTGATGGTCAGCCATGGCGATCTGATGCTGGCGTTGATGCTTACGTTGGAAGACCTGTCCGACGAGGAGTTCATGCATCGTGCGGCATCCGACGAATGGAGGATCACGAACTGCACCTGCTTCCATTATTCCCGTCGTGATCCGGCGACCGGACGCACCTACAAGCGCTTCCGTTGGGAGCAGACCGCGCGGCCGGTGTTCGATGAGGTCGGAGGCCGTTGGGTGGTGAAGGTCGACGAATGGCGTGAGTTCAGGCGTCCGGTATTGTCCAACGGCGATTTGGTGGATGTGGTGCATGCCGTTGACCGCCACCTGTGA
- a CDS encoding ABC transporter ATP-binding protein, with product MQHMFSASNVSCEIVVDGKRRTIFKDVSLAIAPGEIVDLVGPSGSGKSSLLMAFARLNPRAHGDFVLQGHPASAFTPQQWRARIAYLPQKPVLLGDCVADAIRLPYTLAIRQSATQANGRKAKPVELLSDVSIRETLDAIGCADIDLGRAPHDLSGGQAARVSLARTLLTDPKVLLADEVDAGLDDENADKVAAILERAALNGMAVIRIRHRPPDGRATRIMRLADGILTQIENESRVEISNGGGIA from the coding sequence ATGCAACATATGTTTTCGGCATCGAATGTGTCCTGTGAGATTGTGGTAGACGGCAAGCGACGCACGATTTTCAAGGATGTCTCGTTGGCGATCGCACCAGGTGAGATAGTGGATCTGGTCGGCCCGTCCGGTTCGGGCAAAAGCAGTCTGCTGATGGCGTTTGCCAGACTCAATCCGCGGGCGCACGGCGACTTTGTGTTGCAAGGACATCCCGCTTCGGCTTTTACGCCGCAGCAATGGCGTGCACGGATCGCATATCTGCCGCAGAAGCCGGTGTTGTTGGGAGATTGCGTGGCCGATGCGATTCGTCTGCCGTATACGCTGGCGATCCGGCAGTCCGCTACGCAGGCCAATGGTCGTAAGGCCAAGCCGGTTGAGCTGCTGTCGGATGTGAGCATCCGTGAAACGTTGGATGCCATCGGCTGCGCCGACATTGATCTTGGCCGCGCACCGCATGATCTGTCAGGAGGTCAGGCGGCCCGCGTGAGTCTTGCGCGTACGTTGCTGACCGACCCCAAAGTACTGCTTGCCGACGAGGTGGACGCCGGTCTTGATGATGAGAATGCCGACAAGGTGGCGGCGATTCTGGAACGAGCCGCATTGAACGGCATGGCCGTCATCCGTATCCGGCATCGTCCGCCCGATGGTCGTGCGACGCGCATCATGCGGCTTGCCGACGGCATACTGACGCAGATCGAGAACGAATCGCGAGTCGAAATTTCCAATGGAGGTGGAATCGCATGA
- a CDS encoding alpha/beta hydrolase, translating to MRQWLMNVSLLQGWLPATLFAITAALIVILLIGAIATIRKAGLKPVLMPLVVAAVAGAVGFVITWLLSDVFMVFGVELGPHVFVWTSAGCATVGFAVTHMAMRRRASRALAVILVIFALLASALGIDQAYGEYATLGSLFGVDSYHEADLTGMADRRDLITIAQWRQGVADHTIRNVPSHGAVDKVDIPATTSGFKARKALVYLPPAALVPTKAKPALPVILMLSGQPGCPNRVFNAGGIQTMMDDYAQHHQGLAPIVIAADQLGADSHNTLCVDSQVYGNALTYLTQDVVDWVKDNLPAAQDAKDWAIAGFSQGATCSMQIGPNYPNLFGTIIPTGSEIGPSNGSEQEMIDRFFDGDREAYERQIPINAIRNHAPSDQTLIMGTGEKDVESLRNIEEIAPVARKAGMHVTAVESLGNAHDWHAVQDTLRYGLAVFGYDTGMSSVKPKLSDYTNLRRIKIS from the coding sequence ATGCGGCAGTGGCTGATGAACGTGAGTTTGTTGCAGGGATGGCTGCCGGCGACGTTGTTTGCGATTACGGCAGCGCTGATAGTGATTCTGCTGATCGGTGCCATTGCGACCATACGTAAGGCGGGCCTCAAGCCGGTACTGATGCCGCTGGTGGTTGCAGCGGTTGCCGGTGCCGTGGGGTTCGTGATCACCTGGCTGCTTTCGGATGTGTTCATGGTATTCGGCGTGGAACTTGGCCCGCACGTGTTCGTGTGGACGAGCGCCGGTTGCGCGACCGTGGGATTCGCCGTCACGCATATGGCTATGCGGAGGCGTGCAAGTCGTGCATTGGCCGTGATCCTCGTGATATTCGCGTTGCTCGCCTCCGCTCTCGGCATCGATCAGGCATATGGCGAATATGCCACGTTAGGTTCGTTGTTCGGTGTGGACTCCTATCATGAAGCCGATCTGACCGGCATGGCCGACCGCAGGGACCTCATCACCATCGCGCAGTGGAGGCAAGGCGTCGCTGACCATACCATCCGCAACGTACCATCCCATGGTGCGGTCGACAAAGTGGATATTCCGGCGACCACATCCGGTTTCAAGGCACGCAAGGCGCTTGTTTACCTGCCTCCTGCGGCATTGGTCCCAACCAAAGCCAAGCCGGCCCTGCCGGTCATCCTGATGCTGAGCGGGCAGCCCGGATGCCCGAATCGTGTATTCAACGCAGGTGGCATTCAGACCATGATGGATGACTATGCCCAGCATCATCAGGGTCTTGCGCCCATCGTCATCGCCGCCGACCAGCTTGGTGCGGATTCGCATAACACCCTGTGCGTGGATTCGCAGGTATACGGCAACGCGTTGACCTATCTGACGCAGGACGTGGTCGATTGGGTGAAAGACAATCTGCCCGCTGCGCAGGATGCCAAGGATTGGGCCATCGCAGGATTCTCCCAAGGAGCCACCTGCTCCATGCAGATCGGACCCAACTATCCGAATCTGTTCGGCACCATCATCCCCACCGGCAGCGAAATCGGACCGAGCAACGGCAGCGAGCAGGAGATGATCGACCGTTTCTTCGATGGCGACCGCGAAGCGTATGAGCGCCAGATCCCGATCAACGCCATTCGCAATCATGCTCCCTCCGATCAGACGCTCATCATGGGCACGGGGGAGAAGGACGTCGAATCGTTGCGCAACATCGAAGAGATAGCGCCCGTGGCCCGTAAGGCGGGCATGCACGTCACCGCCGTGGAATCGCTTGGCAACGCGCATGACTGGCATGCGGTGCAGGACACGTTGCGGTACGGGCTTGCCGTATTCGGGTATGACACCGGCATGAGCAGCGTGAAACCGAAGCTTTCCGACTATACGAATCTTCGCCGTATCAAGATTTCCTGA